One Pseudomonadota bacterium genomic region harbors:
- a CDS encoding MFS transporter, which produces MARRRLDREHRDWSRWAHPTLREAVTSPAVWRLSAPYFLMGVTSYALSLWLPLLLRDVAGVADSQMGWVLLAVGGASAVGMLLLGWHSDRSGERVGHAAATLGVAAIGCTLAAVVREPLVIIGGLTLAMGGSIAFLPVFWCLPPRLLTGGAVAGGIALINSLGNLGGFVGPNILGLVREHTAGFTAGLLTLGGLSLAAALLMLWLHRAPAAEPGIHVTR; this is translated from the coding sequence GTGGCTCGACGCAGACTCGACCGGGAGCACCGCGACTGGTCGCGCTGGGCCCACCCCACCCTGCGCGAGGCCGTGACCAGCCCCGCGGTGTGGCGGCTCTCGGCGCCCTACTTCCTCATGGGCGTGACGAGCTACGCCCTCAGCCTCTGGCTCCCGCTCCTGCTGCGCGACGTCGCTGGGGTAGCCGACAGCCAGATGGGATGGGTGCTGCTCGCAGTGGGCGGCGCCAGCGCCGTGGGAATGCTGCTGTTGGGATGGCACTCGGACCGGAGCGGCGAACGGGTCGGCCATGCCGCGGCCACGCTCGGCGTCGCGGCCATCGGGTGTACCCTGGCCGCGGTCGTCCGAGAGCCGCTGGTCATCATCGGAGGGCTGACCCTGGCCATGGGCGGATCCATCGCCTTTCTCCCGGTGTTCTGGTGCCTCCCACCCCGGCTCCTGACCGGAGGGGCGGTGGCGGGCGGGATCGCGCTGATCAACTCGCTTGGTAATCTGGGCGGCTTCGTCGGTCCCAATATCCTGGGACTGGTGCGCGAGCACACCGCCGGCTTCACGGCGGGACTGCTCACCCTCGGGGGCCTCTCTCTCGCGGCCGCGCTTCTCATGCTCTGGCTGCACCGCGCGCCGGCCGCGGAGCCGGGAATCCACGTCACTCGTTGA
- a CDS encoding MFS transporter, which produces MPGASDDFTTEPMEQRIIARVSRRLLPLLFLLFIICFIDRTNVGFAALQMNRDLEFGPAVYGLGAGIFFLGYALFEVPSNLILARVGARRWIARIAMTWGVIAAATMFVRSRASFYLMRLLLGVAEAGFSPGIVYYLAHWFPEQQRGRALSRFTIAVPLANGLGGPLGAALLGMDGRLGLAGWQWLFLVEGLPAVVLGLITVRYLTDRPEDAKWLAPRDREWLDADSTGSTATGRAGPTPPCARP; this is translated from the coding sequence ATGCCCGGTGCCTCGGACGATTTCACCACCGAGCCGATGGAACAGCGGATCATCGCACGGGTCAGCCGGCGGCTTCTCCCCCTGCTCTTCCTGCTCTTCATCATCTGCTTCATCGACCGCACGAACGTCGGGTTCGCTGCGCTCCAGATGAACCGGGATCTCGAGTTCGGGCCGGCAGTCTATGGGCTCGGAGCCGGGATCTTCTTCCTGGGGTATGCGCTGTTCGAAGTTCCCAGCAACCTGATCCTCGCTCGGGTGGGCGCGCGCCGATGGATCGCGCGCATCGCCATGACCTGGGGTGTCATCGCGGCGGCGACCATGTTCGTGCGCTCTCGGGCGAGCTTCTACCTCATGCGCCTGCTCCTCGGTGTGGCGGAGGCCGGCTTCTCTCCTGGGATCGTCTACTACCTGGCCCACTGGTTTCCGGAGCAGCAGCGGGGTCGCGCGCTGTCCCGGTTCACCATCGCGGTACCGCTCGCGAACGGTCTGGGTGGACCCCTGGGCGCGGCGCTGCTCGGCATGGATGGCAGGCTCGGGCTGGCCGGCTGGCAATGGCTCTTCCTAGTCGAGGGGCTTCCCGCTGTCGTCCTCGGGCTGATCACCGTTCGCTACCTCACGGATCGACCGGAAGACGCGAAGTGGCTGGCACCGAGGGATCGCGAGTGGCTCGACGCAGACTCGACCGGGAGCACCGCGACTGGTCGCGCTGGGCCCACCCCACCCTGCGCGAGGCCGTGA
- a CDS encoding SPASM domain-containing protein: MERSGVAAIWNNDSYTLFRERLESDSPPEICRSCAVYNGTF; the protein is encoded by the coding sequence ATGGAACGCAGCGGCGTCGCTGCGATCTGGAACAACGATTCGTACACGCTATTCCGGGAACGCCTGGAGTCCGACAGTCCCCCGGAGATCTGCCGCAGCTGCGCGGTGTATAACGGCACGTTCTAA